Proteins from a single region of Anastrepha ludens isolate Willacy chromosome 5, idAnaLude1.1, whole genome shotgun sequence:
- the LOC128863212 gene encoding glycerophosphocholine phosphodiesterase GPCPD1 produces the protein MQRWFFADEAEDCNAMAAPSSSTTSMEVFAPATPIHVNWKFYVMMNRDMGRNERLAIVGNTDQLGNWQFSECKIMIKEDDTNAWYTYVSIPRDTTTEYRYLVVAVDPTAEKTIVRHWETHRQPRHIVPGVCRKTRECDEVYGYVGGAEKVDRGWVTSETIVQLKFFNAPFTWKQRMKRRLIYVKVTPMNLTMPSGSGALSPLEDSLSNDTHDTHDTRENGTDLSTAFAFNEVAILNAEESQIKFQPQFGSACGPDDVVIFHLTIGDFDSTAYLIDLYSYSSKAALDEPPYHLGYHYVLPNLLKRSDGNLEIPITCATRHRPMGMMQIGYLLIKPSKCIKLDMAVTYTRYWNPKWTGLDVGHRGSGTSFKTKDSVIRENTITSLKNAVEHGADMVEFDVQLSKDLVPVVYHDFMIYVSLKAKGSCKPNDFLELPMRELTLDQLNNLKVYHTAEGRTREERCFDNDDLLEHQPFPCLADVLDVIDSHVGFNIEVKWSQRLKDGSMEEEFEHTIDRNLYVDCILNVVFRKAGQRRIVFSCFDPDICTMLRFKQNRYPVMFLTIGESTKYQKYFDPRGNTIEMAVYNSLSMELLGIVAHTEDLLRDPTQINLAKSHGLVVFCWGDDNNCKDTIKFLKDLGSHAIIYDKMDVLTSKEVKQSVFLLQARESQNEILKLQALERGKFWHDNIPVKQ, from the exons ATGCAACGCTGGTTTTTCGCCGACGAGGCGGAGGATTGCAATGCCATGGCGGCGCCCTCCTCATCGACAACATCCATGGAAGTGTTTGCGCCTGCAACACCGATTCACGTCAACTGGAAATTTTATGTGATGATGAATCGTGACATGGGGCGCAACGAGCGTCTGGCAATTGTGGGCAACACTGATCAGCTGGGCAATTGGCAGTTTAGCGAGTGTAAAATCATGATCAAGGAAGATG ACACCAACGCTTGGTATACCTATGTGAGCATTCCACGCGACACAACCACTGAATATCGTTACTTAGTGGTGGCAGTCGATCCAACAGCAGAGAAAACGATTGTGCGTCATTGGGAGACACATCGACAGCCACGCCATATCGTGCCTGGAGTGTGCCGCAAGACCAGGGAGTGTGATGAGGTCTATGGTTACGTGGGCGGCGCTGAAAAAGTGGATCGGGGCTGGGTTACATCGGAGACAATTGTGCAGCTGAAATTTTTCAATGCTCCTTTCACTTGGAAGCAACGCATGAAGAGACGTTTAATATACGTCAAGGTGACGCCAATGAATTTAACAATGCCCAGTGGTAGTGGTGCACTTTCGCCGCTGGAAGATTCACTCTCAAATGACACGCACGATACGCACGACACGCGTGAGAACGGCACTGACCTTAGCACTGCATTTGCTTTCAATGAAGTGGCCATATTGAATGCAGAAGAATCGCAAATCAAATTTCAACCGCAATTCGGTTCCGCCTGTGGGCCCGATGAcgtggtgatttttcacttgACAATTGGTGACTTCGATAGCACTGCCTATCTGATCGATTTGTACTCGTACAGCTCGAAAGCAGCGTTGGATGAACCGCCATACCATTTGGGTTATCATTACGTTTTACCTAATTTGCTGAAACGTTCGGATGGTAATCTGGAGATTCCCATCACTTGTGCTACACGCCATCGCCCCATGGGCATGATGCAGATTGGCTATTTGCTTATAAAGCCAAGTAAATGCATCAAGCTGGATATGGCGGTTACGTATACGCGTTATTGGAACCCCAAATGGACTGGTTTGGATGTGGGGCATCGCGGTTCGGGCACAAGCTTCAAAACAAAAGATTCTGTGATACGTGAAAACACAATAACTTCGTTGAAGAATGCTGTGGAACATGGCGCAGATATGGTGGAGTTCGATGTACAGTTGAGCAAGGACCTGGTGCCGGTGGTATACCATGACTTCATGATCTACGTTTCGCTTAAAGCCAAAGGTAGTTGCAAGCCAAATGATTTTCTGGAGTTGCCAATGCGCGAGCTAACTCTGGATCAGCTGAATAATTTGAAG GTTTATCATACCGCTGAGGGCCGTACGCGCGAGGAGCGTTGTTTTGATAACGACGACCTATTGGAACACCAACCGTTTCCATGTCTAGCCGATGTTTTGGACGTCATCGATTCACATGTGGGCTTTAACATAGAGGTAAAGTGGTCTCAGCGTCTCAAAGATGGTTCGATGGAGGAGGAATTCGAACATACAATCGATCGTAATCTTTATGTGGATTGCATTTTGAATGTGGTATTCCGTAAGGCTGGTCAGCGACGTATTGTCTTCTCATGTTTTGATCCGGACATTTGCACAATGTTGCGTTTCAAGCAGAATCGATATCCGGTTATGTTCTTGACAATCGGCGAAAGCAccaaataccaaaaatatttcgatcCGCGCGGTAATACCATCGAAATGGCTGTTTACAATTCACTTTCCATGGAATTGTTGGGCATAGTGGCACACACCGAGGACTTGTTGCGCGATCCTACCCAG ATTAATTTGGCTAAAAGCCACGGCTTAGTTGTATTTTGTTGGGGTGATGACAATAACTGTAAGGACACAATCAAGTTCCTTAAGGACTTGGGCTCGCATGCTATCATTTATGACAAAATGGATGTGTTGACTAGCAAGGAAGTCAAG CAAAGCGTATTTTTACTGCAAGCCAGGGAGAGCCAAAATGAAATTCTCAAACTGCAAGCGCTGGAGCGGGGCAAATTCTGGCATGACAATATACCGGTGAAACAGTAA